A genomic region of Micropterus dolomieu isolate WLL.071019.BEF.003 ecotype Adirondacks linkage group LG11, ASM2129224v1, whole genome shotgun sequence contains the following coding sequences:
- the LOC123978726 gene encoding cytochrome P450 1B1-like produces MALDAEFGVKGSSIIREWSGQVQPALVASFVFLFCLEACLWVRNLRLKRRLPGPFAWPVVGNAMQLGQMPHITFARLAKKYGNVYQIRLGCSDVVVLNGDKAIRQALIQHSTEFAGRPNFVSFQMISGGRSMTFTNYSKQWKAHRKVAQSSLRAFSSANSQTKQAFEQHITAEAMEMVQAFLRHSTDGRYFDPSHEFTVAAANVMCALCFGRRYGHEDLEFRNLLKKVNKFGETVGAGSLVDVMPWLQSFPNPVRSVYENFKNLNEEFFAFVKDKVGQHRESFSPDVTRDMSDAIINVIEHRKDSGLTKEFVEATVTDLIGAGQDTVSTFMQWIILLLVKHPDMQAKLQELLDKVVGQDRLPSIEDRSSLAYLDAFIYETMRFTSFVPVTIPHSTTSDVTIEGLHIPKDTVVFINQWSVNHDPLKWKDPHIFDPARFLDDKGALDKDMTNNVMIFSTGKRRCIGNQVAKVEVFLFTAIMLHQCSFESDPSEPLTLDCSYGLALKPLQFRVSAKLRGKLLGLVSPA; encoded by the coding sequence ATGGCACTGGACGCAGAGTTTGGTGTGAAAGGCAGCAGCATCATCAGGGAGTGGAGTGGACAGGTTCAGCCTGCTCTGGTCGCCTCCTTTGTTTTCCTCTTCTGCCTGGAAGCCTGTCTGTGGGTGAGGAACCTCAGGCTCAAGAGAAGACTGCCAGGACCCTTCGCCTGGCCCGTGGTGGGCAACGCCATGCAGCTGGGCCAGATGCCTCACATCACTTTTGCCAGGCTCGCCAAAAAATACGGCAACGTGTACCAGATAAGGCTGGGCTGCAGCGATGTTGTGGTTCTGAATGGAGACAAGGCGATACGTCAGGCTCTGATACAGCACAGCACTGAGTTCGCAGGCAGACCAAACTTTGTCTCTTTCCAGATGATCTCTGGAGGCAGGAGTATGACATTTACTAATTACAGCAAACAGTGGAAAGCACATAGGAAAGTAGCACAGTCCAGCCTCAGAGCCTTTTCCTCCGCAAACAGTCAGACCAAACAAGCCTTTGAGCAGCATATTACAGCCGAGGCCATGGAAATGGTGCAGGCATTTTTGCGTCACAGCACTGATGGACGCTATTTTGACCCTAGTCATGAATTTACAGTAGCTGCTGCTAATGTCATGTGCGCTCTCTGCTTTGGGAGGCGATACGGACATGAGGACCTGGAGTTCAGGAACCTGTTAAAAAAGGTGAACAAGTTTGGAGagacagttggggcagggagcTTGGTAGATGTCATGCCCTGGCTTCAGTCCTTCCCTAACCCAGTCCGCAGTGTATATGAAAACTTCAAAAACCTCAACGAGGAgttttttgcctttgtgaaAGATAAAGTTGGACAGCACAGAGAGTCCTTCAGCCCTGATGTGACCCGGGACATGAGTGATGCCATCATAAATGTGATCGAGCACAGAAAGGACAGTGGCCTGACCAAAGAGTTTGTGGAAGCAACAGTCACAGACCTAATTGGAGCAGGTCAAGACACAGTATCAACTTTCATGCAGTGGATCATCCTGCTCCTGGTCAAACACCCAGACATGCAGGCCAAACTGCAGGAGCTCTTAGACAAAGTAGTAGGCCAAGACAGACTGCCATCGATTGAGGACAGAAGCAGCCTGGCATACCTGGACGCCTTCATCTATGAGACCATGCGCTTCACCAGCTTCGTCCCCGTCACCATCCCACACTCCACAACCTCAGACGTCACTATCGAAGGTCTCCACATCCCCAAAGACACGGTGGTCTTCATCAATCAGTGGTCTGTCAACCATGACCCTCTGAAGTGGAAAGACCCACACATTTTTGACCCTGCACGCTTCCTCGACGACAAAGGGGCCCTTGATAAGGACATGACCAACAACGTGATGATTTTTTCAACGGGGAAAAGACGCTGTATCGGCAACCAGGTCGCCAAGGTGGAAGTGTTTTTATTCACAGCCATCATGCTGCACCAGTGTAGCTTTGAAAGTGACCCCTCCGAGCCCCTCACTCTTGACTGCTCCTACGGGCTCGCGCTGAAGCCCCTCCAATTCCGTGTCAGCGCCAAGCTCAGAGGAAAGCTGCTTGGCTTAGTTTCCCCAGCATGA
- the LOC123978727 gene encoding cytochrome P450 1B1-like, producing the protein MAQMDAEFGVKGSSIIREWSGQVQPALVASFVFLFCLEACLWVRNLRLKRRLPGPFAWPVVGNAMQLGQMPHITFARLAQKYGNVYQIRLGCSDVVVLNGDKVIRQALIQHSTEFAGRPNFVSFQAVSGGKSMTFTSYSKQWKMHRKIAQSTIRAFSSANSQTKKAFEQQIVAEATELVEIFLKLSAQAQHFNPAHELTVAAANVICALCFGKRYGRDDVEFRALLQRSDEFGQTVGAGSLVDVMPWLQSFPNPVRSMFKNFKYLNQEFFGFVHNKVEKHRETYDPEVTRDMSDAFISVIDKADSDNGLTKGHTEGTVSDLIGAGLDTVSTALKWILLLVAKHPEIQTKLHALIDKVVGRNRLPSVEDRSSLAYLDAFIYETMRFTSFVPVTIPHSTTSDVTIEGLLIPKDTVVFINQWSVNHDPLKWKDPHIFDPSRFLDEKGSLDKDLTNNVMIFSAGKRRCIGDQIAKVEIFLFFSILLHQCSFEKCAKEDLSLNCSYGLTLKPLDYKITAKLRGELLTGQ; encoded by the coding sequence ATGGCTCAAATGGACGCAGAGTTTGGTGTGAAAGGCAGCAGCATCATCAGGGAGTGGAGTGGACAGGTCCAGCCTGCTCTGGTCGCCTCCTTTGTTTTCCTCTTCTGCCTGGAAGCCTGTCTGTGGGTGAGGAATCTCAGGCTAAAGAGAAGACTGCCAGGACCCTTCGCCTGGCCCGTGGTGGGCAACGCCATGCAGCTGGGCCAGATGCCTCACATCACCTTCGCCAGGCTCGCCCAAAAATATGGCAACGTGTACCAGATAAGGCTGGGCTGCAGCGATGTTGTGGTTCTGAATGGAGATAAGGTTATCCGTCAGGCTCTGATACAGCACAGCACTGAGTTTGCAGGCAGACCAAACTTTGTCTCTTTTCAGGCTGTCTCAGGGGGGAAAAGTATGACTTTCACAAGTTACAGCAAACAGTGGAAGATGCACAGGAAAATTGCTCAGTCAACGATCAGAGCATTCTCATCAGCCAACAGCCAGACCAAAAAAGCCTTTGAGCAGCAAATTGTGGCTGAAGCCACAGAGCTAGTTGAGATTTTCCTTAAACTCAGTGCTCAGGCCCAGCATTTCAACCCGGCTCATGAGCTGACAGTAGCTGCTGCTAATGTGATTTGTGCCTTGTGCTTTGGAAAACGCTATGGACGTGATGATGTTGAGTTTAGAGCCTTGTTACAGAGGTCAGATGAGTTTGGACAGACAGTAGGGGCTGGCAGCTTGGTAGATGTGATGCCATGGCTTCAGTCCTTCCCTAACCCAGTCCGCAGTATGTTCAAAAACTTCAAATACCTAAATCAAGAGTTCTTTGGATTTGTCCACAACAAGGTGGAGAAGCACAGAGAGACATATGATCCAGAGGTAACAAGGGATATGAGTGATGCCTTTATTAGTGTGATTGACAAGGCTGACAGTGACAACGGACTCACCAAAGGCCACACAGAGGGGACGGTGTCAGATCTGATAGGTGCAGGCCTGGATACGGTCTCCACGGCTCTTAAATGGATTCTCCTTCTGGTGGCGAAACACCCTGAAATTCAAACCAAACTCCATGCGCTCATTGATAAGGTCGTGGGGCGAAACAGGTTACCATCTGTTGAGGACAGAAGCAGCCTGGCATACCTGGACGCCTTCATCTATGAGACCATGCGCTTCACCAGCTTCGTCCCCGTCACCATCCCACACTCCACAACCTCAGATGTCACTATCGAAGGTCTCCTCATCCCCAAAGACACGGTGGTCTTCATCAATCAGTGGTCTGTCAACCATGACCCTCTGAAGTGGAAAGATCCACATATCTTTGACCCTTCGCGCTTCCTGGATGAAAAGGGCTCCCTGGACAAGGATCTCACCAACAACGTTATGATCTTCTCAGCAGGGAAGAGAAGATGCATTGGGGACCAGATTGCCAAAGTCGAgatatttttgttcttttcaattCTACTCCACCAGTGTAGCTTTGAGAAATGTGCTAAGGAGGACCTGTCTTTAAACTGCTCCTATGGTTTAACACTGAAACCTTTAGATTACAAGATCACTGCCAAACTCAGGGGAGAATTACTTACAGGACAATAA
- the gchfr gene encoding GTP cyclohydrolase 1 feedback regulatory protein: MPYMFISTQIRLETGPTNVGDEYSDPAVMNYLGARKTTMLGNNFSEYHVDDPPRLVLDKLEKIGFRLLTMTGVGQTLVWCLHKETE; encoded by the exons ATGCCTTACATGTTCATCAGTACGCAGATCCGACTG GAGACTGGTCCTACAAATGTGGGAGATGAATATTCTGATCCAGCCGTCATGAATTACCTGGGAGCAAGGAAAACAACTATGCTGGGAAATAATTT TTCCGAGTACCATGTGGACGATCCACCTCGCCTGGTTTTGGACAAGCTGGAGAAGATAGGCTTCCGCCTGCTGACGATGACCGGGGTGGGACAGACGCTGGTGTGGTGCCTCCACAAGGAGACTGAGTGA